In one window of bacterium DNA:
- the aspS gene encoding aspartate--tRNA ligase, with protein sequence MQRTHSCGELNENNVGAEATLCGWVWKSRDLGGLFFVDLRDRYGFTQLVVDPAVGKGLHKAASKLKGEDVVRVVGEVRLRPEGMRRDDVPTGAVELHVRKLEVLARAKTPPFNLAEEDLQVHEDLRLEYRYLDLRRPRMQRTLAVRHRAVKAIRDYLSARGFVEVETPILMRSTPEGARDYLVPSRVHRGKFYALPQSPQMYKQLLMAAGVDRYFQIARCFRDEDQRADRQPEFTQLDVEMSFADEEDIFDVTEGVFAASFREGIGVELATPWPRLTWREAMSRYGRDKPDARFGLLLEDATDIFAETSSEIFCKIIDAGGSVFALRVPGGLSRKQVDELEATARADGAGGLASFKVGPGGALSGALAKFFDDGAAVALLAKTGAGEGDAVVACGGPFETAAVAMGSVRLALAEMLNVEKEEGFHFLWVTDFPLFERDAATGEPVPSHHPFTSPRLEDADKLEAAPFDVLSRAYDVVVNGVELGSGSVRIHDAALQRRVFKAFGYTDEEIEGRFGFFLRALEYGTPPHAGIAPGLDRWVMVMCGEESIREVIAFPKTLRASSPMDGSPAPVAREQLDELGLSLKEEPEGK encoded by the coding sequence GTCGGCGCCGAGGCGACGCTGTGCGGTTGGGTCTGGAAGAGCCGCGACCTGGGCGGCCTGTTCTTCGTCGACCTGCGCGACCGCTACGGCTTCACCCAGCTCGTCGTAGACCCGGCGGTCGGCAAGGGGCTGCACAAGGCGGCCTCGAAGCTTAAGGGCGAGGACGTCGTCCGCGTCGTCGGCGAGGTGCGCCTCCGGCCGGAGGGGATGCGCCGCGACGACGTCCCGACGGGCGCGGTCGAGCTCCACGTGCGCAAGTTGGAGGTTTTGGCTCGAGCCAAGACTCCCCCCTTCAACTTAGCCGAAGAGGACCTACAGGTCCACGAGGACCTGCGCCTCGAGTACCGCTATCTGGACCTCCGCCGGCCGCGTATGCAGCGCACCCTCGCCGTCCGCCACCGCGCCGTCAAGGCCATCCGCGACTACCTGTCCGCGCGCGGCTTCGTCGAGGTCGAGACGCCCATCCTGATGCGGTCGACGCCGGAGGGCGCGCGGGACTACCTCGTCCCCAGCCGCGTCCACCGCGGGAAATTTTACGCGCTGCCGCAGTCGCCGCAGATGTACAAGCAGCTGCTGATGGCCGCGGGGGTGGACCGCTACTTCCAAATAGCGCGCTGCTTCCGCGACGAGGACCAGCGCGCCGACCGCCAGCCGGAGTTCACCCAGCTCGACGTCGAGATGTCGTTCGCCGACGAGGAGGACATCTTCGACGTTACGGAGGGCGTCTTCGCCGCGTCCTTCCGCGAGGGCATCGGCGTCGAGCTCGCGACGCCCTGGCCTCGGCTCACGTGGCGGGAGGCGATGTCGCGCTACGGCCGCGACAAGCCCGACGCGCGCTTCGGCCTCCTCCTCGAGGACGCGACGGATATATTCGCGGAAACTTCCTCCGAAATATTTTGTAAAATAATCGACGCCGGCGGTAGCGTCTTCGCCCTCCGAGTACCCGGGGGTTTGAGCCGCAAGCAGGTCGACGAGCTCGAGGCCACGGCTCGAGCCGACGGCGCCGGCGGCCTGGCCTCGTTCAAGGTCGGCCCGGGGGGCGCGCTTTCCGGCGCGCTGGCGAAGTTCTTCGACGACGGCGCCGCGGTGGCGCTGCTCGCGAAAACCGGCGCCGGGGAGGGCGACGCCGTCGTCGCGTGCGGCGGCCCGTTCGAGACCGCCGCCGTCGCGATGGGCTCCGTACGGCTCGCGCTGGCGGAAATGTTGAACGTCGAAAAAGAGGAAGGGTTCCACTTCCTGTGGGTCACGGACTTCCCGCTCTTCGAGCGGGACGCGGCGACGGGCGAACCGGTGCCGTCGCACCACCCGTTCACATCGCCCCGCCTCGAGGACGCTGACAAGTTGGAGGCCGCGCCCTTCGACGTGTTGTCGCGGGCGTACGACGTCGTCGTCAACGGCGTCGAGCTCGGCTCGGGCAGCGTCCGTATTCACGACGCCGCGCTGCAGCGGCGGGTATTCAAGGCGTTCGGCTATACCGACGAGGAGATAGAAGGCCGCTTCGGCTTCTTCCTGCGGGCGTTGGAGTACGGCACGCCGCCCCACGCCGGCATCGCGCCGGGCCTCGACCGCTGGGTAATGGTGATGTGCGGCGAGGAATCGATTCGCGAGGTCATCGCGTTCCCCAAGACGCTGCGGGCGTCATCGCCGATGGACGGCTCGCCGGCGCCGGTGGCGCGCGAGCAGCTCGACGAACTCGGCCTATCGCTCAAAGAAGAACCGGAAGGCAAGTAA
- a CDS encoding response regulator codes for MNEERRPEILWVDDEIDLLKSQIQFLENRGYRVTTLTNGPDAVALVKERSFNAVLLDEIMVGMDGIETLRELKAVDASLPVIMVTKSTEETLMDDAYFGETDDFLVKPVNPHQILSSLKKILELDRLRRDRFVGSWGEYYNRAQLVINDPAATFRDWADLYLDICRAQREIGDLELQALAPLQNELVAEADRTFAAFACENYPSWVAGEEGAPPLSWNVLDEFAFPQIAAGRPVYFVVVDCLRLDQWLLLEERLGQLYRIERSLYCGAVPSSTLYARNAIFAGKKPAEMAAAYKEAFREESGLGESLNRHEEQFLSDHAARHAPKAKKVRYYKFANREQEKKARKIIDTLSPRPFTAFVFNFIDTVTHESSRGGAFDSLAPTAEALPRLALTWYLGSPLEQLLRKIAEDKNAVVVLTSDHGSTLTDAPAVVYADKDATKTPRYWVGRDLRPEGEGAFLVRRPGDFGLPDDYLAKTYVLAQSNRHLVFSHHLREYHRRFEGGFYHGGVSLPELILPVATMTPK; via the coding sequence ATGAACGAGGAACGACGTCCCGAAATCCTGTGGGTCGACGACGAGATCGACCTCCTGAAGTCGCAGATCCAATTCCTCGAGAACCGCGGCTACCGCGTGACGACGCTCACCAACGGCCCGGACGCCGTGGCGTTGGTGAAGGAGCGATCCTTCAACGCCGTCCTGCTGGACGAGATAATGGTGGGGATGGACGGCATCGAGACGCTGCGGGAGCTCAAGGCCGTGGACGCGTCGCTACCGGTTATTATGGTCACGAAATCGACCGAAGAGACGTTGATGGACGACGCCTACTTCGGCGAGACCGACGACTTCTTGGTGAAGCCGGTGAACCCGCACCAGATCCTCTCGTCCCTTAAAAAAATCCTGGAACTCGACCGGCTCCGGCGCGACCGCTTCGTGGGGTCGTGGGGGGAATACTACAACCGCGCCCAGCTCGTCATAAACGACCCGGCGGCTACGTTCCGGGATTGGGCGGACCTTTACCTGGATATATGCCGCGCCCAACGCGAGATCGGCGATTTGGAACTCCAGGCGTTGGCGCCCCTCCAAAACGAATTGGTCGCGGAGGCGGACAGGACGTTCGCCGCGTTCGCGTGCGAAAATTACCCGTCGTGGGTAGCCGGAGAGGAAGGCGCGCCTCCCCTCTCTTGGAACGTCCTGGACGAGTTCGCCTTCCCCCAAATCGCGGCCGGGCGCCCGGTCTACTTCGTCGTCGTGGACTGCCTTCGCCTGGACCAATGGTTGCTGCTCGAGGAACGCCTCGGGCAGCTGTACCGCATCGAACGGTCCTTGTACTGCGGCGCCGTCCCGTCCTCCACCTTGTACGCCCGCAACGCCATCTTCGCCGGTAAGAAGCCGGCGGAGATGGCGGCCGCGTATAAGGAAGCATTCCGGGAAGAGAGCGGCCTGGGCGAATCGTTGAACCGCCACGAAGAGCAGTTTCTTTCCGACCACGCCGCGCGCCACGCGCCCAAGGCCAAAAAGGTCCGCTACTATAAATTCGCCAACCGCGAGCAGGAGAAGAAAGCCCGGAAAATAATCGATACGCTGTCGCCGCGCCCCTTCACCGCCTTCGTCTTCAATTTCATCGACACCGTAACGCACGAGTCGAGCCGGGGCGGCGCGTTCGATTCGCTCGCCCCCACGGCCGAAGCGCTCCCCCGCCTCGCCCTTACCTGGTACCTCGGCTCGCCGCTCGAGCAGCTGTTGAGGAAAATAGCCGAGGACAAAAACGCCGTGGTAGTACTCACCTCGGACCACGGCTCGACGCTCACCGACGCGCCGGCCGTGGTGTACGCCGACAAAGACGCGACCAAGACGCCGCGGTACTGGGTAGGCCGGGACCTCCGCCCCGAGGGCGAGGGGGCCTTCCTGGTCCGTCGCCCCGGGGACTTCGGCCTCCCCGACGACTACCTCGCCAAGACGTACGTGCTGGCGCAGAGCAACCGCCACCTCGTCTTCTCCCATCACCTGCGCGAATACCACCGGCGGTTCGAAGGGGGTTTCTACCACGGCGGCGTTTCGCTTCCGGAGCTGATTTTACCGGTCGCGACTATGACGCCGAAGTAA